A genomic window from Streptomyces mirabilis includes:
- a CDS encoding citrate:proton symporter, with amino-acid sequence MLTILGFTMIATFLVLIMLKKMSPIAALVLIPALFCVFVGKGAKLGDYVIDGVTSLAPTAAMLMFAIVYFGVMIDVGLFDPIVRGILKFCKADPLRIVVGTALLAAIVSLDGDGSTTFMITVSAMYPLYKRLKMSLVVMTGVAAMANGVMNTLPWGGPTARAATALKLDASDIFVPMIPALAVGLLGVLALSYVLGRRERKRLGVLTLDEVLEPETETVLVGAGAGASGDGADAVGGAKRAARTGGSGSGSGTASGADADLPEADDDFQGLDPHRATLRPKLYWFNALLTVTLLTAMIMEWLPIPVLFLLGAALALTVNFPHMPDQKARLGAHAENVLNVSGMVFAAAVFTGVLQGTGMVDHMSKWLVSNIPDGMGPHMALVTGVLSIPLTYFMSNDGFYFGVLPVLAEAGQAHGVSSLEIARASLVGQPLHMSSPLVPAVYVLVGMAKVEFGDHTRFVVKWAALTSLVVLGAGIVFGII; translated from the coding sequence ATGCTGACCATCCTCGGCTTCACCATGATCGCGACCTTCCTGGTCCTGATCATGCTGAAGAAGATGTCGCCGATCGCGGCGCTCGTGCTGATCCCGGCACTCTTCTGTGTCTTCGTCGGAAAGGGCGCCAAGCTCGGTGACTACGTCATCGACGGCGTCACCAGCCTCGCCCCCACCGCGGCGATGCTGATGTTCGCGATCGTCTACTTCGGTGTGATGATCGACGTCGGTCTCTTCGACCCGATCGTCCGGGGGATCCTCAAGTTCTGCAAGGCCGACCCGCTGCGGATCGTGGTCGGCACGGCGCTCCTCGCCGCGATCGTCTCCCTCGACGGCGACGGCTCGACCACCTTCATGATCACGGTCTCGGCGATGTACCCGCTGTACAAGCGCCTCAAGATGAGCCTGGTCGTGATGACCGGCGTCGCCGCCATGGCCAACGGCGTCATGAACACGCTCCCCTGGGGCGGCCCCACGGCCCGCGCCGCGACCGCGCTGAAGCTCGACGCCAGCGACATCTTCGTCCCGATGATCCCGGCCCTCGCCGTCGGCCTGCTCGGCGTCCTCGCCCTCTCGTACGTTCTCGGGCGCCGCGAGCGCAAGCGGCTCGGCGTGCTGACGCTGGACGAGGTCCTGGAGCCGGAGACCGAGACGGTGCTCGTCGGCGCGGGTGCGGGCGCCTCCGGCGACGGCGCCGACGCCGTCGGCGGGGCGAAGAGGGCGGCGCGCACGGGTGGTTCGGGCTCCGGCTCCGGCACCGCTTCCGGCGCTGACGCCGATCTGCCCGAAGCGGACGACGACTTCCAGGGTCTCGACCCCCACCGCGCCACTCTGCGCCCCAAGCTCTACTGGTTCAACGCGCTCCTCACGGTCACGCTGCTCACCGCCATGATCATGGAGTGGCTGCCGATCCCGGTCCTCTTCCTGCTCGGCGCCGCACTCGCGCTCACCGTCAACTTCCCCCACATGCCCGACCAGAAGGCCCGCCTCGGCGCCCACGCCGAGAACGTCCTCAACGTCTCCGGCATGGTCTTCGCCGCCGCCGTCTTCACCGGCGTCCTCCAGGGCACCGGCATGGTCGACCACATGTCCAAGTGGCTGGTCTCCAACATCCCCGACGGGATGGGCCCGCACATGGCCCTCGTCACCGGTGTCCTCAGCATCCCGCTCACCTACTTCATGTCGAACGACGGCTTCTACTTCGGTGTCCTCCCGGTCCTCGCCGAAGCGGGCCAGGCACACGGAGTCTCGTCCCTGGAGATCGCCCGCGCCTCGCTCGTCGGCCAGCCGCTGCACATGTCCAGCCCGCTGGTGCCCGCCGTATACGTCCTCGTCGGCATGGCGAAGGTCGAATTCGGCGACCACACGAGGTTCGTGGTGAAGTGGGCGGCGCTGACTTCGCTGGTGGTGTTGGGGGCGGGGATTGTGTTCGGCATCATCTGA
- a CDS encoding MFS transporter, which yields MGPGRNRGWLLRLVIAFGFAQGAVSMARPAVSYRALALGADERAIGVIAGVYALLPLFAAVPLGRRTDHGRCAPLLPVGVVLIAGGCALSGTADSLVAMAAWSGVMGLGHLCFVIGAQSIVARQSAPREQDRNFGHFTIGASLGQLVGPIVAGLLIGGPDRAGSSAQALLVAGALAAVSFTSLWRIEHRTPAESRTAQGDRVPVHRILRARGVPAGILISLSVLSATDILTAYLPVVGEHRGIAPSVIGLLLSLRAAATIACRLVMTPMLRLLGRAALLTATCLVAGVLCAGLALPVPVWALAAMLLVLGFCLGVGQPLSMTTVVQAAPDEARSTALALRLTGNRLGQVAAPAAAGLVAGAAGVAAPFVMLGALLVLSSGVALRSPRKAPAGRAEPVRPGVRLRRKSDI from the coding sequence GTGGGGCCCGGTCGGAACCGCGGCTGGCTGCTGCGCCTCGTCATCGCCTTCGGCTTCGCGCAGGGGGCGGTGTCGATGGCCCGGCCCGCCGTCTCCTACCGGGCCCTCGCCCTGGGCGCCGACGAACGCGCCATCGGTGTGATCGCCGGTGTGTACGCCCTGTTGCCCCTCTTCGCCGCCGTACCGCTGGGCCGCCGTACCGACCACGGACGTTGTGCCCCGCTGCTGCCCGTCGGGGTCGTCCTCATCGCCGGCGGTTGCGCGCTCAGCGGTACGGCGGACTCGCTGGTGGCGATGGCTGCCTGGAGCGGGGTGATGGGCCTGGGTCACCTCTGCTTCGTCATCGGCGCCCAGTCGATCGTGGCCCGGCAGTCCGCGCCGCGGGAACAGGACCGCAACTTCGGCCATTTCACCATCGGCGCGTCCCTGGGCCAACTGGTCGGGCCGATCGTCGCGGGCCTTCTGATCGGGGGCCCGGACAGGGCGGGCAGCAGCGCGCAGGCCCTGCTCGTGGCGGGCGCGCTCGCCGCGGTGTCGTTCACCTCGCTGTGGCGCATCGAGCACCGTACGCCCGCCGAGTCCCGTACGGCTCAGGGCGACCGTGTGCCCGTGCACCGCATTCTGCGCGCCCGGGGCGTACCCGCCGGAATCCTCATCAGCCTCTCCGTGCTGTCCGCGACGGACATCCTGACCGCGTATCTGCCCGTGGTCGGCGAGCACCGGGGCATCGCGCCGTCCGTGATCGGTCTGCTGCTCAGTCTGCGCGCGGCGGCGACCATCGCCTGTCGACTGGTCATGACGCCGATGCTGCGACTGCTGGGCCGGGCGGCGCTGCTCACCGCGACCTGTCTGGTGGCCGGTGTGCTGTGCGCGGGTCTGGCGCTGCCCGTGCCGGTGTGGGCGCTGGCCGCGATGCTGCTGGTCCTCGGCTTCTGTCTGGGCGTCGGCCAGCCGCTGTCCATGACGACGGTCGTGCAGGCCGCCCCGGACGAGGCCCGCTCCACGGCCCTGGCCCTGCGGCTGACCGGCAACCGTCTGGGGCAGGTGGCCGCCCCGGCCGCGGCAGGGCTGGTCGCCGGGGCCGCCGGTGTGGCCGCGCCGTTCGTGATGTTGGGCGCGCTGTTGGTGCTGTCCTCGGGCGTCGCGCTGCGCTCGCCGAGGAAGGCGCCCGCGGGCCGTGCCGAGCCCGTACGGCCCGGAGTGCGCCTGCGGCGCAAGAGCGACATCTGA
- a CDS encoding ABC transporter ATP-binding protein produces MTRAISLHQVSKSYTRGVRVVERLSLDIRPGEFLVLLGPSGCGKSTVLRMIAGLENATEGEVRLDGEDAGDLPPSERDMAMVFQNFALYPSMTGRDNIGFPLRIETPGEDPRPRVDATARMLGIEDLLDRFPHQLSGGERQRVAMGRAIARHPSAFLMDEPLSNLDAKLRNHLRAEIASLTRGLGVTTVYVTHDQAEALSLGDRVAILRGGVLQQVGTPRTVYALPANVFVAAFIGTPRINLLRGLVRAPLDGAMTISLGKQYLPLREPWSVDQRLLRVQQGREVIVGLRSEAVRLAKPSEARPGEVAISGLVEHVEFQGHEVLVHFNTGSRPAFVPDLEAPRPVRPVGRRRREGSLLDRLRDRRAGLRAGPVVDLDEPAGMGPARDDEIPPEGRLPGDLVVRTTPDFDLRHGMQVPLLVDLAHLFVFDQHGERISPAPARLPDLDE; encoded by the coding sequence ATGACACGCGCCATCTCCCTGCACCAGGTCAGCAAGTCGTATACGCGCGGGGTCCGCGTGGTGGAGCGGCTGTCGCTGGACATCCGGCCGGGCGAGTTCCTCGTCCTGCTCGGTCCCTCCGGCTGCGGCAAGTCGACCGTGCTCAGGATGATCGCCGGCCTGGAGAACGCCACTGAGGGCGAGGTGCGTCTCGACGGTGAGGACGCGGGCGATCTGCCGCCGTCCGAGCGGGACATGGCGATGGTCTTCCAGAACTTCGCCCTCTACCCGAGCATGACGGGCCGCGACAACATCGGTTTCCCGTTGCGCATCGAGACCCCCGGCGAGGACCCGCGTCCGCGTGTCGACGCCACCGCCCGGATGCTCGGCATCGAGGACCTCCTCGACCGTTTTCCCCACCAGTTGTCGGGCGGCGAGCGCCAGCGCGTGGCGATGGGCCGAGCGATCGCGCGCCACCCTTCCGCCTTCCTGATGGACGAGCCGCTCTCCAACCTCGACGCCAAACTCCGCAACCATCTGCGTGCCGAGATCGCCTCGCTCACCAGGGGGTTGGGCGTCACCACGGTGTACGTCACCCACGACCAGGCCGAGGCGCTGTCGCTCGGCGACCGGGTCGCCATCCTGCGTGGCGGCGTCCTCCAGCAAGTGGGCACACCCCGCACGGTCTACGCACTGCCGGCGAACGTCTTCGTCGCCGCCTTCATCGGCACCCCCCGCATCAATCTGCTGCGCGGCCTGGTCCGGGCGCCGCTCGACGGGGCGATGACGATCAGCCTCGGCAAGCAGTATCTGCCGCTGCGCGAGCCCTGGTCGGTGGACCAGCGGTTGCTGCGGGTGCAGCAGGGCCGCGAGGTCATCGTCGGGCTGCGTTCCGAGGCCGTCCGCCTGGCCAAGCCGTCGGAGGCCCGGCCCGGCGAGGTGGCGATCAGCGGTCTCGTCGAGCATGTGGAGTTCCAGGGGCACGAGGTGCTCGTCCACTTCAACACCGGCTCGCGGCCCGCGTTCGTCCCGGATCTGGAGGCGCCGCGCCCGGTCCGCCCGGTCGGGCGCCGCCGTCGTGAGGGCTCGCTCCTCGACCGTCTCCGGGACCGCCGGGCCGGTCTGCGGGCCGGCCCGGTGGTCGACCTCGACGAGCCCGCCGGCATGGGTCCCGCCCGCGACGACGAGATACCTCCGGAGGGCCGGCTCCCCGGCGACCTGGTGGTCCGCACCACCCCCGACTTCGACCTCCGTCACGGCATGCAGGTGCCCCTCCTCGTCGACCTCGCCCATCTGTTCGTCTTCGACCAGCACGGCGAACGCATCAGCCCCGCTCCGGCGCGGCTGCCGGACCTGGACGAGTGA
- a CDS encoding molybdopterin oxidoreductase family protein has product MSRTSGATPDSRTALRVCPLCEATCGLTLTIEGTRVTGARGDRDDVFSKGFICPKGASFGAADGDPDRLRTPLVRTDGELREATWQEAFDAIAAGLGPIVEQYGPHALGIVLGNPNVHTMAGALYPPVLLSALRTHSVFTASTLDQMPKHVSSGLLYGDANAIPVPDLDHTDHLLLIGANPLESNGSLCTAPDFPGKLKALRARGGTLTVIDPRTTRTAKLADRHVTIRPGTDALLLAAMTYVLFEEKLVDLRDLAPHVHDVEELATAVRDFTPEAASEACDVDADTIRELARELAAAPTAAVYGRIGSCTVPHGTLASWLVDVLNILTGNLDRPGGALFPQAATDKTPRPAGPGRGFALGRWHSRVSRHPEAKGELPLAALAEEIDTATHEGSPVRALIAIGANPVLSAPDGNRLDKALDSLDFMVSVDPYLNETARHADVVLPPPPPSQSAHHDFAFNTLAVRNQVRYNRPAVPLEPGRMAETEILARLVLAATGMHGADPSAVDAMVIDSTLGKAVQDPHGPVHERDPKELATRLTGESGPERRLDMMLRLGPYGEGFGARPDGLSLEKLLAHPHGIDLGPLRPRLPQPLKTRSGKIELLPAPIVDDLPRLRAALRERPAAIVLVGRRHLRSNNSWMHNVPALTGGTNRCTLHIHPEDAARLGLADGTAVRVKGAGGEVVAPAEVTDTVRRGVVSLPHGWGHDRPGTRMSHAALDPGVNVNQLLDGSLLDPLSGTAVLNGVPVELAACP; this is encoded by the coding sequence GTGTCCCGCACCTCCGGCGCCACCCCCGACTCCCGCACCGCCCTGCGCGTCTGCCCCCTCTGCGAGGCCACCTGCGGGTTGACCCTCACCATAGAGGGCACCCGCGTCACCGGCGCCCGCGGCGACCGCGACGACGTCTTCAGCAAAGGGTTCATCTGCCCCAAGGGCGCTTCCTTCGGCGCCGCCGACGGCGACCCCGACCGGCTGCGCACCCCCCTCGTCCGCACGGACGGCGAACTGCGCGAGGCCACCTGGCAAGAGGCCTTCGACGCGATCGCGGCGGGCCTCGGCCCGATCGTCGAGCAGTACGGCCCGCACGCCCTCGGCATCGTCCTCGGCAACCCGAACGTGCACACCATGGCCGGCGCCCTCTACCCGCCCGTCCTGCTCAGCGCGCTGCGCACCCACAGCGTCTTCACCGCCTCCACGCTCGACCAGATGCCCAAACACGTCTCCAGCGGCCTGCTCTACGGCGACGCCAACGCGATCCCGGTCCCGGACCTCGACCACACCGACCACCTCCTCCTCATCGGCGCCAACCCCCTGGAATCCAACGGAAGTCTGTGCACCGCCCCCGACTTCCCCGGCAAGCTCAAGGCACTGCGCGCCCGCGGCGGCACCCTGACGGTCATCGACCCGCGCACCACCCGTACCGCCAAACTCGCCGACCGCCACGTGACCATCCGCCCCGGCACCGACGCCCTGCTGCTCGCCGCGATGACGTACGTCCTCTTCGAGGAGAAACTCGTCGACCTGCGCGACCTCGCCCCGCACGTCCACGACGTCGAAGAACTCGCCACCGCCGTACGGGACTTCACCCCCGAGGCCGCGAGCGAGGCCTGCGACGTGGACGCCGACACCATCCGCGAACTCGCCCGCGAACTCGCCGCCGCCCCCACCGCCGCCGTCTACGGCCGCATCGGCAGTTGCACCGTCCCGCACGGCACCCTCGCCAGCTGGCTCGTCGACGTCCTCAACATCCTCACCGGCAACCTCGACCGTCCCGGCGGCGCCCTCTTCCCGCAAGCCGCCACCGACAAGACCCCCCGCCCCGCCGGACCCGGCCGCGGCTTCGCGCTCGGCCGCTGGCACAGCCGGGTGAGCCGCCACCCCGAGGCCAAGGGCGAACTCCCGCTCGCCGCACTCGCCGAGGAGATCGACACCGCCACACACGAGGGCAGCCCCGTCCGCGCCCTCATCGCCATCGGCGCCAACCCCGTACTGTCGGCACCCGACGGCAACCGCCTCGACAAGGCCCTCGACTCCCTCGACTTCATGGTCAGCGTCGACCCGTACCTGAACGAGACCGCACGCCACGCCGACGTCGTGCTGCCGCCGCCCCCGCCCTCCCAGAGCGCCCACCACGACTTCGCCTTCAACACCCTCGCCGTACGCAACCAGGTCCGCTACAACCGCCCCGCCGTCCCTCTCGAACCGGGCCGCATGGCCGAGACCGAGATCCTCGCCCGGCTGGTGCTCGCCGCCACCGGCATGCACGGCGCCGACCCGTCCGCCGTGGACGCCATGGTCATCGACTCCACCCTCGGCAAGGCCGTCCAGGACCCGCACGGACCCGTCCACGAACGCGACCCGAAAGAACTCGCCACGCGGCTCACCGGCGAGAGCGGACCCGAACGCCGGCTCGACATGATGCTGCGCCTCGGCCCCTACGGCGAGGGCTTCGGCGCCCGGCCCGACGGCCTGAGCCTGGAGAAACTGCTCGCCCACCCGCACGGCATCGACCTCGGACCGCTGCGCCCCCGTCTGCCGCAGCCGCTGAAGACGCGCAGCGGAAAGATCGAGCTGCTGCCGGCGCCGATCGTCGACGATCTTCCCCGGCTGCGCGCCGCCCTGCGCGAGCGTCCGGCCGCGATCGTCCTCGTCGGCCGCCGCCATCTGCGCTCCAACAACAGCTGGATGCACAACGTCCCCGCCCTCACCGGCGGCACCAACCGCTGCACCCTGCACATCCACCCCGAGGACGCGGCACGCCTCGGCCTCGCCGACGGGACGGCCGTGCGCGTCAAGGGCGCCGGGGGAGAAGTGGTCGCCCCGGCCGAGGTCACGGACACCGTACGACGTGGGGTGGTGAGCCTGCCGCACGGCTGGGGACACGACCGCCCCGGCACCCGGATGAGCCATGCGGCCCTCGATCCGGGCGTCAACGTCAACCAGCTCCTCGACGGCTCGCTCCTCGACCCGCTGTCGGGTACGGCGGTGCTCAACGGGGTGCCGGTGGAGCTCGCAGCGTGCCCGTAG
- a CDS encoding aldehyde dehydrogenase family protein yields MKAHDGMYIDGAWRPAAGTDTIEVVNPVDEQVLGRVPAGTAEDVDTAVRAARAAFPAWAATPPAERAARLGALRDVLTARKDEIAETVTAELGSPLSFSQAVHATVPILVAGSYAELAATYAFEEKVGNSTVYQEPIGVVGAITPWNYPLHQIVAKVAPALAAGCTVVLKPAEDTPLTAQLFAEAVAEAGVPAGVFNLVTGLGPVAGQALAEHPDVDLVSFTGSTAVGRRIGATAGAAVKRVALELGGKSANVILPSADLAKAVNVGVANVMSNSGQTCSAWTRMLVQTAQYEEAVELAATAAAKYGDRIGPVVNAKQQARVRGYIDKGVAEGARLVAGGPESPREQGYFVQPTVFADVTPEMTIAQEEIFGPVLSVIPYEDEEDAVRIANGTVYGLAGAVWAGDEAEAVAFARRLDTGQVDINGGRFNPSAPFGGYKQSGVGRELGAHGLSEYLQTKSLQF; encoded by the coding sequence ATGAAGGCACATGACGGCATGTACATCGACGGTGCTTGGCGCCCCGCCGCCGGGACGGACACGATCGAGGTCGTGAACCCGGTGGACGAACAGGTTCTCGGCCGGGTGCCGGCGGGCACGGCCGAGGACGTCGACACCGCCGTACGGGCCGCCCGCGCCGCCTTCCCCGCCTGGGCCGCGACGCCGCCCGCCGAGCGGGCCGCGCGGCTCGGCGCCCTGCGTGACGTCCTCACCGCACGCAAGGACGAGATCGCCGAGACGGTCACGGCGGAGCTCGGCTCCCCGCTGTCCTTCTCGCAGGCGGTCCACGCGACCGTACCGATCCTGGTCGCGGGCTCGTACGCCGAACTGGCGGCCACGTACGCCTTCGAGGAGAAGGTCGGCAATTCGACCGTCTACCAGGAACCGATCGGTGTCGTCGGCGCGATCACGCCCTGGAACTACCCGCTGCACCAGATCGTCGCCAAGGTGGCCCCCGCGCTCGCGGCGGGCTGCACGGTCGTCCTGAAGCCCGCCGAGGACACGCCGCTCACCGCCCAGCTCTTCGCGGAGGCGGTCGCGGAGGCGGGTGTCCCGGCGGGCGTCTTCAACCTCGTCACCGGCCTCGGCCCGGTCGCGGGCCAGGCCCTCGCCGAACACCCGGACGTGGACCTGGTCTCCTTCACGGGCTCCACGGCGGTGGGGCGGCGGATCGGAGCGACCGCCGGTGCGGCCGTCAAGCGGGTCGCCCTCGAACTCGGCGGCAAGTCGGCCAACGTCATCCTGCCGAGCGCCGACCTCGCCAAGGCCGTCAACGTCGGCGTCGCCAACGTGATGTCCAACTCCGGCCAGACGTGCAGCGCCTGGACCCGCATGCTCGTGCAGACCGCCCAGTACGAGGAGGCGGTCGAACTCGCCGCGACCGCCGCGGCGAAGTACGGGGACCGCATCGGCCCGGTCGTCAACGCCAAGCAGCAGGCGCGGGTGCGCGGTTACATCGACAAGGGCGTCGCCGAGGGCGCCCGGCTCGTCGCGGGCGGCCCCGAATCCCCGCGCGAGCAGGGGTATTTCGTCCAGCCGACGGTCTTCGCGGACGTCACCCCGGAGATGACGATCGCGCAGGAGGAGATCTTCGGCCCGGTGCTGTCGGTGATCCCTTACGAGGACGAGGAGGACGCCGTCCGGATCGCCAACGGCACGGTGTACGGGCTCGCGGGCGCGGTGTGGGCGGGTGACGAGGCCGAGGCGGTCGCCTTCGCGCGACGGCTCGACACCGGGCAGGTCGACATCAACGGTGGCCGGTTCAACCCCAGTGCCCCGTTCGGCGGTTACAAGCAGTCGGGGGTCGGACGGGAACTGGGCGCGCACGGACTGTCCGAGTATCTCCAGACGAAGTCCCTCCAGTTCTAG